A single window of Granulicella sibirica DNA harbors:
- a CDS encoding acyl-CoA thioesterase produces the protein MGDETIYRTVQESQSERSEIVFPADSNALGNLFGGRLMQYIDLTGAMAASRHARAIVVTASMDHLDFVSPVRVGELLILKASVNRAFRSSMEVGVRVMVEDVREQRLRHVSSAYLTFVAVDRDGSKLVVPQITPETEHQKRRYEDAGRRREMRAGETLRKREMRAALGGEWHL, from the coding sequence ATGGGCGACGAAACGATATACCGAACTGTTCAGGAGTCGCAATCGGAGCGAAGTGAGATCGTTTTCCCCGCGGACTCGAATGCGCTTGGCAATCTATTTGGCGGACGGCTGATGCAGTACATCGATCTCACTGGGGCCATGGCCGCCAGCCGGCACGCCCGCGCTATCGTCGTGACGGCATCGATGGATCATCTGGACTTTGTGTCGCCCGTCCGGGTGGGGGAGTTACTGATCCTGAAGGCCAGCGTGAATCGAGCGTTTCGTAGCTCCATGGAGGTGGGAGTGCGGGTCATGGTGGAAGATGTGCGGGAGCAGAGGCTCCGGCATGTCTCTTCGGCATACCTCACCTTCGTGGCGGTGGACCGGGATGGAAGCAAGCTGGTGGTCCCGCAGATCACGCCGGAGACTGAGCACCAGAAGCGACGGTATGAGGATGCGGGGCGGCGGCGGGAGATGCGAGCCGGGGAGACGTTGCGGAAACGGGAGATGCGGGCGGCATTGGGTGGGGAATGGCATCTGTAG
- a CDS encoding tetratricopeptide repeat protein translates to MLTEILKQQPNDAFARYGLAMAYSEAGQSEEALVEFAHLHENNPDYVPGYQMAGQLLVKLGRTGEAQTVLATGIEAANRTGNTHAFSEMQALLDDIGE, encoded by the coding sequence ATGCTCACCGAGATCCTGAAACAGCAGCCGAATGACGCCTTTGCCCGCTATGGTCTGGCCATGGCCTACTCCGAAGCTGGCCAGTCCGAAGAGGCTCTGGTGGAATTCGCGCATCTCCACGAGAACAACCCGGACTACGTCCCCGGCTACCAGATGGCCGGCCAACTTCTGGTTAAACTCGGACGCACAGGCGAAGCGCAGACGGTTCTGGCTACAGGAATAGAGGCCGCGAACCGTACCGGCAACACGCACGCCTTCTCGGAGATGCAGGCGCTTCTCGATGACATCGGGGAATGA
- a CDS encoding sigma 54-interacting transcriptional regulator → MANKLPANLPTTLGQLRASEYTPALLGRSVKEELRENLIARLRANAASDVKTPLFPGVIGYEDTVVPQIVNAVLSKHNFILLGLRGQAKSRILRALTTLLDAATPYVAGSELRDNPYAPLSKFSRDLIAAKGDDTPISWLTPDERYVEKLATPDVTVADLVGDIDPIKAARSGQDLGSELTMHYGLLPRANRGIFAINEVPDLAGKIQVALFNIMQEGDIQIKGFPVRLPLDVAIVFSANPEDYTARGKIVTPLKDRIGSEIRTHYPESIDEAIAITQQEAWSNRGAASEIHVPHYISQIVETIAFAAREDKKVDKRSGVSQRLPISTMELVISNAERRAFLHNETLAVPRVADIIAALPGITGKIELEYEGEMRGADTVIREIIRQSVASVFDQYFADTNTQQIEQWFNLGGTVALTDDHSAADSLKELKQIQGLFEKLTPLKLEKNAPAEIAVSAAEFLLEGMTSHKRLSRTEERAFSAAEKKSRNDQAAQYAERMRDKEVERDEAARNRTRRGFN, encoded by the coding sequence ATGGCGAATAAGCTCCCAGCAAACCTCCCCACGACTCTCGGTCAGCTTCGCGCAAGCGAGTACACCCCGGCCCTCCTTGGCCGCAGCGTCAAGGAGGAGCTTCGCGAGAATCTCATTGCACGCCTGCGGGCGAACGCCGCTTCCGATGTTAAGACGCCTCTCTTCCCCGGTGTGATCGGGTATGAAGACACAGTCGTTCCCCAAATCGTGAACGCCGTGCTCTCGAAACACAACTTCATTCTTCTGGGTCTACGTGGACAGGCGAAGTCGCGCATTCTCCGGGCGCTCACGACGCTTCTCGATGCTGCGACCCCGTATGTTGCCGGCTCCGAACTCCGCGACAACCCATACGCTCCCCTCTCGAAATTCTCTCGCGACCTCATCGCGGCCAAAGGTGACGACACGCCGATCTCCTGGCTGACTCCGGATGAACGCTATGTTGAAAAGCTGGCGACTCCGGACGTCACAGTCGCTGATCTGGTGGGCGATATCGACCCCATCAAGGCCGCCCGTTCCGGCCAGGATCTTGGGTCTGAGCTGACGATGCACTATGGGCTTCTGCCCCGCGCCAACCGCGGTATTTTCGCGATCAACGAAGTTCCTGACCTCGCGGGCAAGATCCAGGTGGCGCTCTTCAACATCATGCAGGAAGGTGATATTCAGATTAAGGGCTTTCCTGTGCGCCTGCCGCTCGATGTGGCGATCGTCTTCTCCGCCAATCCTGAGGACTACACGGCTCGCGGCAAGATCGTGACGCCGTTGAAGGATCGCATCGGATCGGAGATTCGTACCCACTACCCCGAGTCAATCGACGAGGCCATTGCGATCACGCAGCAGGAAGCGTGGTCCAACCGTGGTGCCGCGAGTGAGATCCACGTTCCTCATTACATCTCGCAGATCGTTGAGACGATCGCATTCGCCGCCCGCGAAGACAAAAAAGTCGATAAGCGGTCCGGTGTCTCCCAGCGACTTCCTATCTCGACGATGGAGCTGGTGATCTCGAATGCCGAACGCCGTGCGTTTCTTCATAACGAGACGCTTGCCGTGCCTCGTGTGGCTGACATCATCGCCGCGCTGCCGGGCATCACCGGCAAAATCGAACTTGAATATGAAGGCGAGATGCGCGGGGCGGATACAGTCATCCGCGAGATCATCCGGCAATCAGTTGCCAGCGTTTTCGATCAATACTTCGCCGATACGAATACTCAGCAGATCGAGCAGTGGTTCAACCTCGGCGGAACGGTCGCCCTCACCGACGATCACTCGGCAGCGGATTCGCTCAAGGAGCTAAAGCAGATTCAGGGTCTCTTCGAAAAACTGACTCCCTTGAAGCTCGAGAAGAATGCTCCGGCGGAGATCGCGGTATCCGCCGCCGAGTTCCTGCTGGAGGGCATGACATCCCATAAACGTCTTTCCCGTACCGAGGAGCGCGCCTTCTCGGCGGCAGAGAAAAAGTCACGTAACGATCAGGCGGCTCAATATGCGGAGCGTATGCGCGACAAAGAGGTCGAGCGCGACGAAGCCGCCAGAAACCGCACGCGCAGAGGCTTCAACTAA
- a CDS encoding vWA domain-containing protein: MKRIRYTKFTGDLSDAFGLEDLMQALSDFLLDSGFQDPMSRFQQFDGDQTMENLRDAIRQALDSGELFDEEAQEKYETLSEDQVEELIDQIIQKMQEQNFINAQQPEEVQGDQGDGPETQARFEVTDKGMDFLGYKALRELLGPLGKSNLGRHDTRHEASGVETNGSSKMYEFGDNLNLDITATLSSVFAREGFHVQPGEAPGTLNLEYQDLHVHQSDYQSSCATVVLLDCSHSMILYGEDRFTPAKRVAMALAHLIRTQFPGDTINLVLFHDSAEEIPISQLSRVKVGPHYTNTREGLRMAQRILSRQTKDMKQIVMITDGKPSALTLPDGRIYKNAFGLDPLVIAETLEEVARCKRSNIMINTFMLASDFALMQFVQKVSAMCRGKAYFTTPENLGSYLLMDFMSRRMKTVH, translated from the coding sequence ATGAAGCGTATTCGCTATACCAAGTTCACCGGCGATCTCTCTGATGCCTTCGGCCTCGAAGACCTGATGCAGGCGCTGTCCGACTTCCTGCTCGACTCGGGCTTTCAGGATCCCATGTCTCGTTTCCAGCAGTTCGACGGTGACCAAACGATGGAGAACCTGCGGGATGCCATCCGGCAGGCGCTTGACTCGGGCGAACTCTTCGACGAGGAGGCGCAGGAGAAGTATGAGACGCTCTCCGAAGATCAGGTCGAGGAGCTCATCGATCAGATCATTCAGAAGATGCAGGAGCAAAACTTCATCAATGCGCAGCAGCCTGAGGAGGTCCAAGGCGATCAGGGGGATGGCCCCGAGACGCAGGCTCGGTTCGAGGTGACTGATAAGGGAATGGATTTCCTGGGCTACAAGGCCTTAAGGGAGTTGCTGGGGCCTTTGGGTAAGTCGAACCTGGGACGGCACGATACGAGACATGAGGCTTCGGGGGTCGAGACGAATGGGTCTTCCAAGATGTATGAGTTTGGGGATAACCTGAACCTGGACATTACGGCGACCCTAAGCAGCGTCTTTGCGCGTGAGGGGTTTCATGTCCAGCCTGGCGAGGCGCCCGGGACGCTGAACCTCGAATATCAGGATCTGCATGTTCACCAGTCGGACTACCAGAGTTCATGCGCGACGGTTGTCCTGCTCGACTGCTCGCACTCGATGATCCTGTACGGCGAAGACAGGTTTACCCCGGCAAAGCGCGTGGCGATGGCGTTGGCCCACCTCATCCGGACACAGTTTCCCGGCGACACGATCAACCTCGTGCTCTTCCATGACTCGGCCGAGGAGATACCGATCTCGCAGCTATCGCGGGTGAAGGTTGGGCCGCACTACACGAATACGCGGGAAGGGCTTCGGATGGCGCAGCGAATCCTCTCGCGGCAGACGAAGGATATGAAGCAGATCGTCATGATTACCGACGGCAAGCCCTCGGCGCTTACGCTTCCGGATGGGCGAATTTACAAGAATGCGTTTGGTCTGGACCCGCTTGTGATCGCCGAGACGCTCGAAGAAGTGGCGCGGTGCAAACGCTCCAACATCATGATCAACACGTTCATGTTGGCGAGCGACTTTGCGCTCATGCAGTTCGTGCAGAAGGTGAGTGCGATGTGTCGGGGGAAGGCGTACTTTACGACCCCAGAAAACCTCGGGAGCTATTTGCTGATGGACTTCATGTCCCGACGGATGAAGACCGTTCACTAG
- a CDS encoding NUDIX domain-containing protein, which produces MIKTISSREVYRNPWTSVREDIIERSNGERGVYGVIDKDPACIVIPLEVTPEGNFVWLIEQFRYTVGQRFMEFPQGGWEQADVEPEVLARGELREETGFTAGKMTHLATLAIAYGVMNQKHHVFLAEGLSMGEADPDPEESDLILKRVSVDEFEEMFLDGRIVDNCTIAAWGLYRIWQARRS; this is translated from the coding sequence ATGATCAAAACCATCAGCAGCCGGGAAGTCTACCGAAATCCGTGGACCAGTGTGCGCGAGGACATAATCGAGCGCTCCAATGGGGAACGCGGCGTCTATGGGGTCATCGATAAAGATCCCGCTTGCATCGTCATTCCGCTTGAAGTCACGCCCGAAGGCAACTTCGTCTGGCTGATCGAGCAGTTTCGCTACACCGTCGGGCAGCGCTTCATGGAATTCCCGCAGGGCGGGTGGGAGCAGGCGGACGTCGAACCCGAAGTACTGGCACGCGGCGAGCTCAGGGAAGAGACCGGCTTCACGGCGGGGAAGATGACGCATCTTGCCACGCTCGCCATCGCGTACGGAGTCATGAACCAGAAGCATCATGTCTTCCTCGCGGAAGGTCTGTCGATGGGCGAGGCCGATCCCGATCCCGAAGAGTCCGATCTCATCCTCAAGCGGGTCTCGGTCGACGAGTTTGAAGAGATGTTCCTCGATGGAAGAATCGTGGACAACTGCACCATCGCCGCATGGGGCCTGTATCGCATTTGGCAGGCTCGCCGGAGCTAA
- a CDS encoding CocE/NonD family hydrolase: MGIRSSWKLVPVLALACCSAGWSQESSQTAPTSIRVPAATLAAYVGQYRPTEEPDAIRSITVEGAQLFIEGARLARTELKAESPDHFFSPDSTKVVFSRDAAGKVSSLTMTSTTGRSAGTEVMTRFSDEGAHLNHFRDYVRTEAMVPMRDGAKLHMVILRPSGSETSGEALPFLMTRTPYGVAGNSSWSVNATKPELAASGYIFVFGDIRGRYTSEGQFVMNRPIVAHGTKNDVDETTDTRDTIDWLLKNVPHNSGKVGVLGVSYPGFLAMMAGIDAHPAVKAISPQAPMTNIWMGDDFFHNGAFRETYGFDYVQQLEAQKTDVPVVSKGDTYDFFLQHVNFAGAAQSAGMSNLPTAKAFLSQPSYTKFWQDMAVERHLTKVEVPTLEVGGYWDQEDMWGTQAEYAALKPHDTRGEVFLVLGPWNHGQWNQTTRHLGAIDFGSAAGDTYRATIEAPFFEKYLKGKPGFDLKDVASFRSGSNQWERYDAWPPKSGFKPAKLYLKADKGLSFTAPEGAYDQVAAAYVADPADPVPYRARPIQATYEPGSKWRPWLAEDQRFVTIRKDLASFSTPALDADVTVTGNVVADLFAATTGTDADWIVKLIDVYPDDAPGGMADYQLMIAEEIFRGRYLKSFEHPEPLKPGEPTEFKYSLNGADHTFLKGHKVMVEVQSSWFPLYDRNPQTYVENIMTAPPSAYKAETETIYGSPKYPSHLELNIQQ; encoded by the coding sequence TTCGTTCTTCCTGGAAGCTTGTTCCGGTCCTCGCGCTGGCCTGCTGTTCGGCAGGCTGGTCGCAGGAATCATCGCAGACTGCACCAACCTCAATTCGCGTTCCTGCCGCAACCCTCGCCGCATATGTCGGACAATATCGGCCGACAGAGGAGCCGGACGCGATACGCTCGATCACCGTCGAAGGCGCACAGCTCTTCATCGAAGGTGCACGCCTCGCCCGGACTGAGCTCAAGGCCGAGTCGCCCGATCACTTCTTCTCTCCAGACAGCACTAAGGTCGTCTTCTCGCGCGACGCGGCCGGCAAGGTCTCCAGCCTCACCATGACTTCGACCACCGGACGATCCGCCGGGACCGAGGTGATGACGCGCTTCTCGGACGAAGGCGCTCACCTGAATCACTTCCGCGACTACGTCCGCACCGAAGCCATGGTCCCAATGCGCGACGGCGCCAAACTGCACATGGTCATCCTTCGTCCGTCCGGCTCTGAGACCAGCGGCGAGGCTCTGCCTTTCCTTATGACTCGCACTCCCTACGGGGTCGCCGGAAACTCGTCGTGGAGCGTCAATGCAACCAAGCCCGAGCTAGCCGCGAGCGGGTACATCTTCGTCTTCGGAGACATTCGCGGCCGTTATACAAGCGAAGGCCAGTTCGTCATGAACCGCCCCATCGTGGCCCATGGGACAAAGAACGACGTCGACGAGACCACCGACACCCGCGACACGATCGACTGGCTGCTCAAAAACGTCCCGCACAACAGCGGCAAGGTCGGCGTACTCGGCGTCTCCTACCCCGGATTCCTGGCGATGATGGCCGGTATCGATGCCCACCCGGCAGTCAAGGCCATCAGTCCACAGGCCCCGATGACAAACATCTGGATGGGCGACGACTTCTTCCATAACGGTGCCTTCCGCGAGACCTACGGCTTCGACTATGTGCAGCAGCTCGAAGCCCAGAAGACAGACGTCCCCGTTGTCTCCAAGGGAGACACCTACGACTTCTTTCTCCAGCACGTCAACTTCGCCGGAGCAGCCCAGTCAGCGGGCATGAGCAACCTGCCGACAGCGAAGGCCTTCCTCTCGCAGCCGAGCTACACGAAGTTCTGGCAGGATATGGCTGTCGAACGCCATCTGACGAAGGTCGAGGTCCCAACGCTCGAGGTAGGCGGCTACTGGGATCAGGAAGACATGTGGGGAACGCAGGCCGAGTACGCCGCCCTTAAGCCGCACGACACCAGGGGAGAAGTCTTCCTCGTCCTCGGCCCATGGAACCACGGTCAATGGAACCAGACGACCCGCCATCTCGGTGCCATCGACTTCGGCTCGGCAGCCGGCGATACCTACCGCGCCACGATCGAAGCGCCCTTCTTCGAGAAGTATCTAAAAGGGAAGCCCGGCTTCGACCTCAAGGACGTCGCCAGCTTCCGTTCGGGAAGCAACCAGTGGGAGCGGTACGACGCCTGGCCACCAAAGTCAGGCTTCAAGCCCGCCAAGCTTTACCTCAAGGCTGACAAGGGCCTGAGCTTCACTGCTCCGGAGGGAGCTTACGATCAGGTCGCGGCGGCTTATGTGGCCGATCCAGCCGATCCCGTACCCTACCGCGCCCGACCGATTCAGGCTACCTACGAGCCTGGGTCGAAATGGCGTCCATGGCTCGCAGAAGACCAGCGTTTTGTTACCATCCGCAAGGATCTAGCGTCCTTTTCGACTCCCGCGCTCGATGCCGACGTGACGGTCACCGGAAACGTAGTCGCCGACCTCTTCGCCGCGACGACTGGAACCGACGCCGACTGGATCGTCAAGCTTATCGACGTCTATCCCGACGACGCCCCAGGCGGCATGGCTGACTACCAGTTGATGATCGCCGAGGAGATCTTCCGCGGCCGCTACCTCAAGAGCTTCGAGCACCCCGAGCCGTTGAAACCCGGCGAGCCCACCGAGTTCAAGTACAGCCTCAACGGAGCGGACCACACGTTTCTCAAGGGCCACAAGGTCATGGTCGAGGTGCAGTCGAGCTGGTTTCCCCTCTACGACCGCAACCCGCAGACCTACGTTGAAAACATCATGACGGCCCCGCCATCCGCCTACAAAGCCGAGACGGAGACCATCTACGGGTCGCCGAAGTACCCTTCTCATCTGGAATTGAACATCCAGCAGTAA